A genomic window from Fusarium falciforme chromosome 2, complete sequence includes:
- a CDS encoding NAD(P)-bd-dom domain-containing protein: MAKTVAFLGASTGVGLSALKHTLAAGHQAVALCRTPSKLSAILPAESNPNLRIVEGNAHDIDAVCQILKKEDGGLVDEIVSTIGGKPVLSKLSIDDPNVCRRGMTVLLNALAQLRSQGATGRPLVVVFSTTGMSRFGRDIPILMVPLYHVLLKVPHEDKRIMEDKLAESGEDFVIVRASLLVDGETEKAIRVGIEDPKTGRESDAIGYTISREDSGKWIAENLLLKREVKYLGKIATITN, translated from the coding sequence ATGGCCAAGACTGTCGCATTCCTTGGCGCAAGCACTGGCGTGGGCCTGTCAGCGCTGAAGCACACGCTCGCTGCAGGCCACCAAGCCGTCGCTCTTTGCCGGACGCCCTCCAAACTCTCGGCCATCCTCCCCGCAGAGTCAAATCCCAACCTACGAATCGTTGAGGGAAACGCTCACGACATTGATGCCGTCTGCCAGAttctcaagaaggaggacggcggccttgttgatgagatTGTCTCCACCATTGGCGGCAAGCCGGTGTTGAGCAAATTGTCCATTGACGACCCGAATGTTTGTCGTAGGGGCATGACTGTGTTACTCAACGCTCTGGCTCAGCTGCGATCGCAAGGTGCTACAGGAAGACCCTTGGTCGTGGTCTTCAGCACCACAGGCATGTCGCGTTTCGGTCGCGACATCCCCATCCTAATGGTCCCGCTATACCACGTCCTTCTCAAGGTTCCTCACGAAGACAAGAGGATCATGGAAGATAAGCTGGCTGAAAGCGGCGAGGACTTTGTCATTGTACGGGCGAGTTTGTTAGTCGATGGCGAAACGGAGAAAGCTATCCGTGTCGGCATTGAGGATCCAAAGACGGGACGCGAGTCTGACGCCATCGGTTACACCATCTCCAGGGAGGATTCCGGGAAGTGGATTGCAGAGAatttgttgttgaagagggAAGTCAAGTATCTGGGCAAAATTGCGACCATCACAAACTGA
- a CDS encoding Zn(2)-C6 fungal-type domain-containing protein, with protein sequence MSSVTPPNHLASASASAAEKNASSAVPARTAKLRSCVVCRSRKVRCDKLSPCSNCRRAGIPCIVPSNDRPPRWARRLERVADGSVQEGAHGAEPAGEQVMERLRTLEDLVKELRGQLEQASAGASPAGSGSAQGNSPSEGRRDASSPSTSTTSDVQKHFGRMVLQDGSRARYVASGFWSRISDELDGLKMDTRGLPSDGDESSDDDLPSTAPSTRELERAPSERHAFLFRHNLTGTAPEVADLRPLPSQIPFLLDIFSENVNIAVRIVHMPTTRKMIRETRSSGTSLSPANEALMFSIYYAAVTSMEEDDVMTNFGSTKAELNLKYRLGLEHALAKADFLNDPNIVLVQAFAIFLLLVRRHDSPRYVWMMTGLLIRMAQALGLHRDGSRFPHLTPFEVEQRRRLWWMICVIDVRASEDQGTEFTISRDSFDTKMPLNINDEDLDPDTKEMPPERETLTDMSFAVAMLELSDVSKQIMATTIDGVGLGSDEQTRLLDEVFDKVEHGYFQFSVERGAILHWVGLTCLRLMRSKLILLIYLPTLFASPDERFSEEVRDKLLVAAIEVAEYNHALNSEQKCRQWRWIYQTYTHWYAIVYLMIEICRRKWSPVIERAWVDLHSSWLIPSQHNMSKHSRVWVPLRKLMAKARKQREMGLAEIRANGVPTELLEQRDSQVPAPASSGPFFTGDGGEPFLEYWRKLVTGSLDPSRQPLVPLVGGSGFEAPSVAQGIDALHDNLPLSNHGIWQSSNADAVSAGGHPIGPVGLHPSSNMEFQNEIGGQSTVDVDSSWMWTTTDGNSASFADMDVAMEVDDVNWNSWLQSAIGMELNLNQMEPA encoded by the exons ATGTCATCGGTAACACCGCCAAACCATCTCGCGTCCGCCTCGGCTTCGGCGGCCGAGAAAAACGCGAGCTCGGCCGTCCCCGCGAGGACCGCCAAGCTCCGGAGCTGCGTCGTCTGCCGCAGCCGAAAAGTTCGCTGCGACAAGCTATCGCCTTGCTCAAACTGTCGTCGGGCTGGTATTCCCTGCATCGTACCGTCGAATGACCGTCCGCCGAGATGGGCGCGTCGGCTTGAGCGCGTTGCCGACGGGTCGGTACAGGAGGGTGCCCATGGTGCGGAACCGGCGGGTGAGCAGGTTATGGAGCGGTTGAGAACCTTGGAGGATTTGGTTAAGGAGCTTAGAGGACAGCTTGAGCAGGCGAGCGCTGGGGCGAGCCCTGCTGGGAGTGGCTCTGCTCAAGGTAATTCCCCGTCTGAGGGGAGGCGAGATGCATCGAGTCCTTCGACGTCGACCACCTCGGACGTGCAAAAGCACTTTGGTAGGATGGTTCTACAAGACGGAAGTCGAGCGAGATATGTTGCCAGTGGCTTCTGGTCTCGAATTAGTGATGAG CTCGATGGCTTGAAGATGGACACTCGAGGATTGCCCAGCGACGGAGACGAGTCTTCGGATGATGACCTTCCCTCAACTGCCCCTTCTACACGAGAACTGGAGAGAGCACCTTCAGAACGACACGCATTCTTATTCCGACACAACCTCACAGGTACTGCCCCAGAGGTTGCAGATCTGCGTCCACTTCCATCCCAGATACCTTTTTTGCTCGACATATTCTCCGAGAATGTCAACATTGCCGTACGCATCGTTCACATGCCCACCACCAGGAAAATGATTCGCGAGACCCGCAGTTCTGGTACAAGCCTCTCACCCGCCAACGAAGCCCTGATGTTTTCTATATACTACGCCGCCGTGACATCCATGGAAGAAGACGATGTCATGACCAACTTTGGCTCGACAAAAGCAGAGCTCAACTTGAAATACCGACTGGGTCTGGAACATGCTCTGGCCAAGGCGGATTTTCTGAATGACCCAAACATTGTGCTCGTTCAAGCCTTTGCTATTTTTCTCCTGCTTGTGCGTCGCCACGATAGCCCGAGATATGTATGGATGATGACGGGGCTCTTGATCCGGATGGCTCAAGCTCTTGGTCTCCATCGAGACGGATCGAGGTTCCCACATCTGACACCCTTTGAAGTGGAACAGCGACGAAGGCTGTGGTGGATGATTTGCGTTATTGACGTTCGAGCGTCCGAAGATCAAGGAACAGAGTTTACGATATCCAGGGATAGTTTCGATACCAAGATGCccctcaacatcaacgacGAGGACCTTGACCCCGATACCAAGGAGATGCCCCCCGAGCGGGAGACCCTCACCGACATGTCATTCGCCGTCGCCATGCTCGAGTTATCCGACGTCTCAAAACAGATCATGGCCACGACCATCGATGGAGTTGGTCTAGGTTCCGACGAGCAGACCCGCCTGCTGGATGAAGTCTTTGACAAGGTTGAGCACGGCTACTTCCAATTCTCGGTTGAACGGGGTGCCATTTTACACTGGGTAGGCCTTACGTGCCTGCGCTTGATGCGCTCCAAGTTGATCCTCCTCATATACCTCCCCACTCTTTTTGCGTCGCCAGATGAGCGCTTCTCTGAAGAGGTTCGAGATAAACTTCTTGTTGCGGCGATAGAAGTTGCCGAGTACAACCACGCCTTAAACTCTGAACAAAAGTGTCGTCAATGGCGGTGGATTTACCAGACATATACACACTGGTATGCTATCGTCTATCTCATGATAGAGATATGCCGTCGGAAGTGGTCACCGGTTATTGAAAGAGCATGGGTCGATTTGCACAGCAGTTGGTTGATTCCATCACAGCACAATATGTCTAAGCACTCGAGAGTTTGGGTGCCGTTGAGGAAGTTGATGGCCAAGGCAAGGAAGCAGAGAGAGATGGGGCTCGCTGAGATACGAGCCAATGGGGTACCTACCGAGCTGCTTGAACAACGCGATTCTCAAGTGCCTGCGCCTGCGAGCTCTGGGCCGTTTTTTACTGGTGATGGGGGAGAACCTTTCCTTGAGTACTGGAGAAAACTTGTCACTGGCTCTTTGGATCCCAGTAGGCAACCCCTGGTTCCTTTGGTTGGTGGGAGTGGTTTCGAGGCACCAAGCGTCGCGCAGGGCATCGATGCCCTACACGACAACCTTCCACTTTCTAACCACGGCATATGGCAAAGCTCAAACGCAGACGCTGTATCTGCAGGAGGGCATCCGATCGGACCTGTTGGTTTACATCCCAGTTCCAACATGGAGTTTCAGAACGAGATCGGAGGACAGTCAACGGTTGATGTGGATTCGTCTTGGATGTGGACGACTACTGATGGCAATTCTGCTTCTTTTGCGGATATGGATGTCGCCATGGAGGTTGACGACGTTAACTGGAATTCGTGGCTACAGTCTGCTATTGGCATGGAGTTGAACTTGAACCAGATGGAGCCTGCGTGA
- a CDS encoding NmrA domain-containing protein, which translates to MAIQKVAVVGASGTLGTKVVEALLSAGFDVTAITRNESTATFPEKVSVKKVDITSVDSVKDAIAGQHAVVSTAATAAAGNQKVIIDAVIAAKVPRFIPSEFGIPSREYRDTKIGGLLTPKIRNTDYLIELAKQHEWFSWTGVSNGLFLDWSIRSGRSFVDLKNHKGTIVDSGNEPYSTSTLGFIGQAVAAVLKKPDDTANKYLDIAGVVTTQNEVLRVAKKVTGAKFEISHVSGAELEKIGDEKLARHDYSAFGEYIQQFLFADGAGHALKPEKSANALLGLEEENLEDLIKSIADEL; encoded by the exons ATGGCTATTCAAAAGGTCGCGGTCGTTGGG GCGTCAGGTACTCTCGGTACCAAGGTCGTCGAGGCTCTCCTCAGTGCTGGCTTCGATGTCACAGCCATCACTCGAAATGAGTCAACAGCGACCTTTCCCGAGAAAGTCTCAGTCAAGAAAGTTGACATCACATCTGTTGATTCCGTTAAGGACGCCATCGCCGGTCAGCACGCAGTCGTTTCCACGGCAGCTACAGCAGCGGCTGGAAACCAAAAGGTCATCATCGACGCTGTCATTGCCGCCAAGGTCCCGAGGTTCATCCCCTCCGAGTTTGGAATTCCATCTCGAGAGTATCGTGATACCAAGATTGGTGGTCTACTTACGCCCAAGATTCGAAACACAGACTATCTGATCGAACTTGCAAAGCAGCATGAGTGGTTCTCCTGGACTGGGGTCTCCAACGGACTGTTCTTGGACTGG AGCATTCGAAGCGGCAGAAGCTTTGTCGACCTCAAGAACCACAAGGGCACCATCGTTGACTCGGGCAACGAGCCCTACTCTACCAGCACACTCGGTTTCATCGGCCAAGCCGTAGCCGCCGTCCTAAAGAAGCCAGACGATACGGCAAACAAGTACCTCGACATTGCTGGTGTGGTCACCACGCAGAATGAAGTTCTCCGGGTCGCCAAGAAGGTGACGGGAGCCAAGTTCGAGATCTCCCATGTTAGCGGCGCCGAACTGGAGAAGATTGGTGATGAGAAGCTTGCGAGACATGATTACAGCGCTTTTGGAGAGTACATTCAGCAGTTCTTGTTTGCTGATGGAGCAGGTCATGCGctcaagcccgagaagagTGCCAACGCGCTTCTTGGCTTGGAAGAGGAGAATCTTGAGGATCTGATTAAGAGTATTGCAGATGAACTATGA
- a CDS encoding CN hydrolase domain-containing protein — protein sequence MSTICSPVLKQPVKLACVQLMQPVEGSDKAAILQNAATHVAKAASSGSKIIVLPEYFNSPFGSQYLSEYAETLLPSPPNREMCPTFYALSAMAAENKVYLIGGSIPEFNPQTKKHYNTSLIFNPEGNLLATYRKAHLFDVDIPGRVTYYESEYLDSGNKLGLIDLPDYGKIAVAICYDIRFPELATIATRKGAFALIYPSAFPIATGSIHWRLLAQARALDNQLYVVLCGPARDTRGTLVAWGHSLVVDPMAQVVVEAEEKETIVEWELDPDEITSTRKSIPVSAQRRFDIYPDVSAGTIQFEDPKLEEP from the coding sequence ATGTCTACTATCTGTAGCCCGGTCCTCAAACAGCCTGTGAAGCTGGCATGCGTTCAACTCATGCAGCCCGTCGAGGGCTCAGACAAGGCCGCGATACTCCAGAATGCAGCCACTCACGTCGCTAAAGCCGCCTCTTCTGGCTCCAAGATCATCGTTCTCCCCGAGTACTTTAACTCTCCTTTTGGCAGCCAATATCTCTCCGAGTACGCAGAGACGCTGCTACCGTCGCCGCCCAACCGAGAGATGTGTCCGACATTCTACGCCCTTTCAGCTATGGCCGCAGAAAATAAAGTGTATTTAATCGGTGGCTCGATTCCAGAATTCAATCCGCAAACGAAGAAACACTACAACACAAGCTTGATCTTCAATCCTGAGGGTAACTTGCTGGCAACATACCGCAAGGCCCATCTCTTCGATGTGGATATTCCAGGAAGGGTGACCTACTATGAGTCTGAGTATCTGGACTCTGGCAACAAGCTGGGTTTGATCGATCTGCCCGACTATGGCAAAATTGCCGTTGCCATTTGCTACGATATTCGGTTCCCAGAACTTGCAACCATCGCAACTCGCAAGGGTGCCTTTGCTCTCATTTACCCCAGTGCATTCCCCATTGCCACCGGGTCGATACACTGGCGTCTACTGGCTCAGGCTCGAGCTCTAGATAACCAACTTTATGTCGTCCTCTGTGGCCCTGCCCGAGACACGAGGGGCACTCTTGTTGCTTGGGGCCATAGCCTAGTGGTGGACCCTATGGCACaggttgttgttgaagctgaggagaaggagacgatTGTCGAGTGGGAACTGGATCCAGATGAGATTACTAGCACAAGGAAGAGCATACCGGTGAGTGCACAGAGGCGATTTGACATATATCCGGATGTCAGCGCAGGGACGATTCAGTTTGAGGATCCAAAGCTTGAGGAGCCTTGA
- a CDS encoding Ricin B-type lectin domain-containing protein, which translates to MPSNDPVYRFKATLQVQGAGSFVDQNAGGGQDPPVIGFAQQGNTNQIWEFYAVPGFETRVVIKNTATKYVLYTNALQSKVQLGRNDVWDAASQWYLEGGPVDGIDSGSIVRLRNVKYPNGYLDLSGGDKTNGTAILVWPGHGGNNQSFKLTKV; encoded by the exons ATGCCTTCCAACGATCCCGTCTACCGCTTCAAGGCCACCCTCCAGGTCCAGGGTGCCGGCAGCTTCGTCGACCAGAACGCCGGCGGTGGCCAGGACCCCCCTGTCATCGGCTT CGCTCAACAGGGCAACACCAACCAGATCTGGGAGTTCTACGCCGTCCCAGGCTTCGAGACTCGTGTGGTGATCAAGAACACTGCCACCAAGTACGTTCTTTACACCAACG CTCTCCAGAGCAAGGTCCAGCTTGGCAGGAATGACGTGTGGGATGCTGCTTCCCAGTGGTACCTTGAGGGAGGACCCGTCGATGGTATCGACAGTGGCAGCATCGTCAG ACTCCGCAACGTCAAGTACCCTAACGGCTACCTGGATCTTTCGGGCGGTGACAAGACCAACGGCACTGCCATCCTGGTCTGGCCCGGTCACGGAGGCAACAATCAGTCTTTCAAGCTCACCAAGGTTTGA
- a CDS encoding Methyltranfer-dom domain-containing protein codes for MESQEIYNQVIGRYGSIVKSSTGHYEQTEAKAFGYTEQELAGIPEGANLGLSCGNPTAIARLRVSMIDKANVNKYCVDVSNVEFIKSPVTSIPAPGNTADCIISNCVINVVPAGDKQLAFNKMFRLLKPGGRVAISDILARKELTDEMKKDMALYVGCIAGASQVSEYDSFLRNAGFEDILIVDSNHDLNVYWSAADGEPPYPKHGSYTEQESCPQDQPSLMADEASRLAYQLDITDFNEWAGSFQVYAVKPVAS; via the exons ATGGAATCCCAAGAGATCTATAACCAAGTCATCGGGCGATACGGCTCAATCGTCAAGAGTAGCACCGGCCACTATGAGCAgaccgaggccaaggcctttGGGTACACAGAACAAGAGCTGGCCGGCATCCCCGAGGGCGCGAACCTTGGCCTCAGCTGCGGCAACCCCACAGCAATTGCGAGGCTGAGAGTG AGTATGATTGATAAGGCGAATGTCAACAAATATTGCGTCGACGTCTCAAACGTCGAGTTCATCAAGAGTCCCGTCACATCCATCCCAGCACCTGGCAACACTGCCGACTGCATCATCAGCAACTGCGTCATCAACGTTGTCCCCGCTGGAGATAAGCAGCTGGCGTTTAATAAAATGTTCCGACTACTCAAGCCTGGCGGCCGAGTTGCCATCAGTGATATCCTCGCGCGCAAGGAGTTGACggatgagatgaagaaggacATGGCTCTATACGTCGGGTGCATTGCGGGGGCCAGTCAGGTCAGTGAGTACGACTCATTTCTAAGGAATGCAGGTTTCGAAG ACATTCTCATCGTGGACAGCAACCATGACTTGAACGTGTACTGGAGCGCAGCCGACGGCGAGCCTCCAT ATCCGAAACACGGTTCCTATACTGAGCAGGAGTCATGCCCCCAGGACCAGCCGAGTTTAATGGCCGACGAAGCCAGCAGACTGGCCTACCAGCTCGACATCACCGACTTTAACGAATGGGCAG GCTCCTTCCAGGTGTATGCAGTCAAGCCGGTGGCGAGCTGA
- a CDS encoding Carboxylic ester hydrolase — translation MHPSMWSSLFSAIAFANLSTSQYTAPSYANFSGPDGQLVDLGYLQVQGTRLTSSTVPINAWLGIRYGAAPTGDRRFKPPVSIETVNSGGNSIFDATTFGPICYQGWPGWSPESPEAKAFQEASNHFGNRQESEDCLLLDIYAPGEPVAESLPVLVIIHGGGYVAGGSTTIPSPGFMAAAPGQFIVVNIQYRLSGFGFLGGAGNETLNLGLHDQRLALEWVQRHVASFGGDPNQVTISGGSAGGGSVFHQLIWNGGEEHPPYRAAIAEYPWIPTILSPSQLEQQYQEVLSASNCSDIFCLQDLSADEYNRVQNKVLASANTLYGMFYFSPAIDGRYILDFPTRAAEAGHFAKVPILTTRDGNEGFAFTPQDITTETKYQDRVHSLFNGGANFFGRLQDYYPPEAVGPFAYKGTQQRAEFVTGDAFIQCPSYRLASSAAEAFSLADRHGAQPVYKFIYGYPTYDTAYHGAYTALVFPTQAISANDTSVGAEIGRKLQNYYSSFIINGDPNIALSSSDIKWPEYGSSSHILYINSSTPVQMKDIDADGRCDFLLSRVSVTLN, via the coding sequence ATGCACCCATCAATGTGGTCCTCTCTTTTCTCAGCAATCGCATTTGCAAACCTATCAACCTCTCAATACACGGCCCCCAGCTATGCGAACTTTTCAGGGCCCGATGGTCAACTAGTGGACCTTGGCTATCTCCAGGTTCAAGGAACTCGGCTGACCTCATCAACCGTGCCCATCAACGCGTGGTTGGGCATCCGATATGGCGCAGCGCCCACTGGAGATCGACGCTTCAAACCCCCGGTATCCATTGAGACTGTAAATTCTGGAGGAAATTCCATCTTTGACGCGACTACATTTGGTCCCATCTGCTATCAAGGATGGCCTGGATGGTCTCCAGAAAGCCCCGAGGCGAAGGCATTTCAAGAAGCCAGCAATCACTTTGGAAACCGTCAAGAGAGCGAGGATTGTCTGCTGTTGGACATCTATGCTCCGGGCGAGCCCGTGGCTGAGAGTCTTCCTGTACTGGTCATCATTCATGGAGGTGGCTATGTGGCGGGAGGCAGCACAACTATACCATCCCCAGGCTTCATGGCTGCAGCGCCAGGCCAGTTCATCGTGGTCAACATTCAATACCGCCTATCTGGCTTTGGGTTTCTTGGCGGCGCAGGAAACGAGACACTTAATCTCGGGCTACACGATCAACGACTCGCTCTGGAGTGGGTTCAGCGTCACGTTGCTTCATTCGGCGGAGATCCAAACCAAGTCACAATCAGCGGCGGATCAGCTGGTGGTGGCTCAGTCTTTCACCAGCTCATATGGAATGGCGGAGAGGAGCATCCCCCGTATCGAGCCGCGATAGCTGAGTATCCTTGGATTCCGACCATCCTCAGCCCTAGTCAGCTTGAACAGCAGTATCAAGAGGTTCTGTCTGCTTCAAACTGCAGCGACATTTTCTGTCTACAAGACCTGTCCGCGGACGAGTACAACCGTGTCCAGAACAAGGTCCTTGCATCTGCCAACACTCTGTATGGAATGTTTTATTTTTCACCTGCAATCGATGGTCGCTACATCCTAGACTTTCCAACACGAGCGGCAGAGGCTGGGCATTTCGCCAAGGTTCCCATTTTGACAACACGAGACGGCAACGAAGGCTTCGCTTTTACGCCACAAGACATCACCACTGAAACAAAGTATCAAGATAGGGTACATAGCCTTTTCAACGGTGGTGCGAACTTCTTTGGCCGGCTTCAAGACTACTACCCCCCTGAAGCAGTTGGTCCATTCGCCTACAAGGGAACACAGCAAAGAGCCGAGTTCGTCACCGGAGATGCGTTTATTCAGTGTCCATCCTACCGCCTCGCCAGTTCTGCCGCCGAGGCTTTCTCTTTAGCTGATAGACATGGTGCTCAGCCCGTCTACAAATTCATCTACGGGTATCCGACTTACGATACAGCCTACCACGGAGCTTATACTGCCTTGGTTTTTCCAACCCAAGCCATTTCTGCAAACGATACCTCTGTGGGGGCAGAGATCGGCCGAAAACTGCAGAATTACTACtcatccttcatcatcaatggTGACCCCAACATTGCGCTTTCATCATCAGACATCAAGTGGCCCGAGTACGGCTCGTCCAGCCACATTCTGTATATCAACTCGAGCACGCCGGTTCAGATGAAGGATATTGATGCCGATGGGCGCTGCGATTTCTTGCTCTCCAGAGTGTCTGTCACACTCAACTGA
- a CDS encoding HET domain-containing protein, with protein MATSIDPSQQFTKLCSRCAVFQLIDTPLDGIFASPNQERETDLGWEAERAPDVLYQVFHGSDCESCVFFKRILFWWDIEDKPPTISSETTIRLSLHHVFGPDSAHGYGLRAIRIKLRHDGQEDIHLDCPVTAVADDDTATLLALRPPLSHISKETKTFIPDRLIEVGPDQLRLVLTKDMVNPDLEIPHYIALTYCWGPEPHASKQLKTTSLNLSQHLQTIPESLLPQVIQDSVALARALSIPFLWVDALCILQDMSTDWDSQCAVMERIYGNAYVTVAAAASLNCEQGYLQKTDRVIIPLNPRPSNNPSLAFAVYSPLYKASAGEELVISPWLERGWTFQERITATRLLMFSRRNIHFKCPSFSESMGRDQDTYDTNFRMLGRDKLIPDDKLRTYQEWDETISQLNPDRAHFTRETDLLPSVAGLAALFQKYLGDEYLAGLWKNNLHRGLYWTLMDIDEISYKALLQRLESPFPYLAPSWSWASLRRYLCPHHHPRGSTEFGEVSHGALEMMAKVYVGTRRIVYRKVYPAFSSPQNAVRLDGEYFAHIRTDCIVEDFFTTSEIHELIAPIGFLLIGSTIRRNSDANYFSSRHSDSSLTLGDDQEASFSHASSDSESTSAPEWASEEVEDPGNRTAYGLLIHPTGNPDEYYRVGTFLSKPFRSGGLSIFNNLELRRVRLI; from the exons ATGGCGACCTCGATAGATCCTAGCCAACAGTTTACCAAGCTTTGCAGCCGCTGCGCCGTGTTCCAGCTGATAGACACACCACTGGACGGCATCTTTGCAAGCCCGAACCAAGAACGAGAAACTGACCTGGGCTGGGAAGCCGAGCGAGCTCCCGATGTTTTGTACCAGGTCTTTCATGGCTCTGATTGCGAATCTTGTGTCTTTTTCAAACGAATTCTGTTTTGGTGGGACATAGAAGACAAACCACCGACTATTTCCTCGGAGACTACCATCCGCCTCTCGCTCCACCATGTTTTCGGTCCAGACAGTGCTCATGGATATGGGCTGAGGGCTATACGCATCAAACTTAGACATG ATGGCCAGGAAGACATTCATCTTGACTGTCCTGTCACAGCAGTCGCGGATGATGATACGGCAACGCTTCTCGCGCTCCGACCGCCTCTATCCCACATCAGTAAAGAGACT AAGACTTTCATCCCCGATCGACTTATTGAAGTTGGACCAGATCAACTACGGCTCGTCCTGACTAAAGACATGGTCAACCCAGACTTGGAGATCCCGCATTATATCGCCCTCACATACTGTTGGGGTCCCGAGCCACATGCTAGTAAGCAACTCAAGACGACCAGCCTCAATCTCTCGCAGCATCTGCAGACGATTCCAGAGTCCCTCTTGCCACAGGTCATTCAGGACTCTGTGGCCCTGGCAAGGGCGTTGTCCATCCCGTTTCTTTGGGTGGATGCTTTGTGCATCCTACAGGATATGTCGACAGACTGGGATAGTCAGTGTGCAGTCATGGAGCGCATTTATGGCAATGCGTACGTAACAGTTGCCGCGGCTGCCTCCCTGAACTGCGAGCAAGGATACCTGCAGAAGACCGACCGAGTCATCATCCCTTTAAACCCTCGCCCCAGCAACAACCCTTCTCTCGCCTTTGCAGTGTACTCTCCTCTCTATAAGGCTTCTGCCGGAGAAGAACTCGTCATTAGCCCGTGGCTTGAGAGAGGATGGACATTCCAGGAACGCATCACGGCAACCCGCCTGCTGATGTTTTCAAGAAGGAACATTCACTTCAAATGTCCATCATTTAGTGAATCGATGGGAAGGGATCAGGACACATATGATACCAATTTCCGCATGCTCGGCCGCGACAAGCTTATTCCCGATGACAAACTCCGTACCTATCAAGAGTGGGATGAAACCATTTCTCAGCTCAACCCTGACAGGGCCCATTTCACCCGCGAGACAGATCTTCTACCGTCGGTTGCTGGCCTTGCAGCTCTGTTCCAGAAATATCTGGGTGATGAGTACCTGGCCGGTTTGTGGAAGAACAATCTGCACCGGGGCCTCTATTGGACTTTGATGGATATAGACGAAATCAGTTACAAGGCCCTCCTACAAAGACTGGAAAGCCCCTTTCCCTATCTTGCCCCCTCGTGGAGCTGGGCTAGTCTACGCCGCTACCTCTG TCCCCACCATCACCCGCGCGGTTCAACTGAGTTTGGTGAAGTGAGCCATGGCGCactggagatgatggccaagGTGTATGTCGGGACTCGGAGGATAGTATACAGAAAAGTCTACCCGGCTTTCTCCTCTCCACAAAACGCTGTTCGGTTGGATGGAGAGTATTTCGCCCATATTCGGACTGATTGCATTGTTGAGGACTTCTTCACAACATCCGAGATCCACGAACTCATCGCTCCCATCGGTTTCCTGCTGATTGGGAGCACGATACGACGGAACTCAGATGCAAATTACTTCTCGTCGCGGCACTCCGATAGCTCCTTGACACTTGGCGACGATCAGGAGGCGTCATTTAGTCATGCGTCGTCCGATTCCGAGTCAACCAGTGCTCCGGAATGGGCGAGTGAAGAGGTAGAGGATCCAGGTAATAGAACGGCATATGGGTTACTCATTCACCCCACGGGAAACCCAGACGAGTACTATCGAGTTGGAACGTTTCTGTCCAAGCCTTTCAGATCGGGAGGTCTATCAATCTTCAACAACCTTGAGCTAAGGCGAGTGAgacttatataa